The Mycolicibacterium monacense genome contains the following window.
TCGATCCGACGGTGCTGCTGCTGACCGGGCTGACCCGCGACGGCGTCTACCTCATCGAGGACGGTGAGGTCTCGGCGGCGGTGAACAACTTCCGGTTCAACGAGAGCCCGCTCGATCTACTGCGGCGGGCCACCGAGGCGGGGGTGAGCGAGGTGACGCTGCCACGCGAGTGGGGGGACTGGGCGACCCGCGCGGCGATGCCGACGTTACGGATTCCCGACTTTCACATGTCTTCGGTGAGCCAGGCGCAATAATCACTGAGGTGCCCGTAGATGCGGTGTTTCGACAGTTGTCCGCTCTGGTTGCGACGTCGTCGGGGGATTTGCGCCTCGACACCGTGATCCGCCTGACGTGTGGGCGGGCCCTGCGGCTGTTGCCGCTACCGGTCGAAGTCGACCTGTTCGACGGTAAGTCCGACGCCGAGTCGGTGGTGGCGGCGTTCGCCGAACAGTTCGCCACCGACGTGACGGGCGTCAGTGACAATCAGCGCACCTGTTTCGTGACAGCGTTGGGCGACAGGGCGTTTCGGGTCAGCGCCGCGGTGTTCATCGCGGACTTCGTGCCGCGGGTGTGGGCCGGGTTGGAGGCGTTGGGGCTGGGCCATCCGGGTAGGGATGTACCGGTGGACTGGGACCACGAGACCGACCCGGCGCAGGCGCTGCTGGGCGAATTCGTCCCCGCGGTCGCCCGGTTGCGCGCGCTCGATCCGCTCACGACGGAGGTGGTGCGGTTGCGCGGGGCGGTCGCCCACAACTGCCGGCTGTGCAAATCACTGCGGGAGGGCCATGCCCTCGATGCGGGCGGTTCGGAATCGTTGTACGCCGAGATCCAGGACTACGAGCACTCCGAGCAGTTGAGCGACGAGCACAAGGCGGCGCTGCGCTACGTCGACGCGCTGGTGTGGACACCGTCGGCGATACCGGTCGAGGTGGCGCGGGGTGTGCGCAGCTGCTTCTCCGAGGACGAGTCCCTCGAGCTGACACTGGACATCATGCGTAACGCGACGAACAAGATCGCCGTCGCACTGGGCGCCGACACGCCCCGGGTGGCGTCAGGTACCGAGCGTTACCTGATCGACGACGACGGGCAGACGGTGTTCGCCGGGGCGCCGTGACCGTCACCGCGGCACGACAGTTCGAGACGTACGGACCGTCGTACTGGGGTGCCATCGCCGTGTTCGTGGTCGGTGCGGTGGTCCTGGTGTGGGTGGGCCGTCGGCAGACCGAGGAGCAGTCGCGGCGGTTCGGCCGGATCGTCGGTGGGCTCACCGCGGTGATCTATGTGGCCGTACTGGTCTACTCGCTGTTCCCGCCGATGATCGGGCGGTCCGTGCCTCTGCGGTTGACCGACCTGGCGACGGTGGCCGCGGCGTGCGCGCTGTGGTCGCAGCGGCACTGGGCGTTCGCGCTGACCTACTACTGGGGACTGGTGCTCAGCGCGCAGGCGCTGATCTCGCCGGTTCTGGTCGGCCCCGACTTCCCGCACTACACGTTTCTGGCGTTCTGGGCGATCCACCTGCTGGTCGTGTGGGCGGCGATCTACCTGACGTGGGGGCGGGGGATGCGACCGAGTTGGCGCAGCCTGCGGCTCGTCCTGCTGGTCACCGCGGCGTGGGCGGCGGTCACGTTCGCGTTCAACCGGATCGCCGGAACCAACTACGGGTTCCTCAACGGCAAGCCGGTGACCGCGAGCCTGTTGGACGTGCTCGGCCCGTGGCCGGTGTACATCGTCTCGGCGACGGTGTTGATCGTCATCGTCTGGGTGGCCATGACGCTGCCGTGGGTGCGGGCGAGGGAATCACAGCCGCATGCGACGATGGTGCCGCGTTCGATGCGCCGGGGGCGGTAGCTCAGTCGGTTAGAGCCGTGGACTCATAATCCATTGGTCGCGGGTTCGAGCCCCGCCCGCCCCACCCCAGGTCTTGTATTGCGGCGAAACTGCGCACAGATAAGGTCCAGCAGTGATTTCGTGATCTGGCAGCAGTCTCGGCGGGGCTGGGGAGGTGAGTCCTCGTGAATGCACAACTGGACGGCTCATGTGTCTCGATCGACCTCCCGACGAGCATAGTCGAGCTGGTCGGAGGTTACGGCTTCCTGTCCAACCTGCTCTGCGGACTCGCGCTCGGCGCGGTCGCGTTCCTGCTCGGGAAGAAGGAAGCGGCGCCACCCCACACGATCGCGTTGCTCGCCTCCGGTGTGCTGATCCTCGCCGCCGACTCCTTCCTGTTCGCGTCGGTGCACTCGAGGAAGCCGTTCGTGATCGACGACGTGATCGCGCCGGGCGGCGAGTACGTGTGCTATCTCGTGTGGACCCTGGCGATGCCGGGCTTTGGAATGCTGATGGTCGGGGCGACCGTCCTGGTCGTGAGCATCGGTTGGATGATCGTCCAGTACGCCATCACGAACGACATCGAGAGTCCGATCTTCGCGGCTCTGGGAGGGGTCTTCAGCTTCTTCATCGTGCTGACCACGACGCTGTCGCTCGTCAACGTCTCGAACCAGTACCTGGTGTTCATGATGTACCCGGACCGGCCGTCCGGTCTGGCCGTCGCAGCTGTCTGGATCTTCGGTCTGGTCATGGCGGCGATCGCTTGCTCGATGATCGTGCTGAGGACGGCCGGCCTTTACCGGTATCGGAAGGCGCAGGCTGACTGGGGCGC
Protein-coding sequences here:
- a CDS encoding carboxymuconolactone decarboxylase family protein, with the translated sequence MFRQLSALVATSSGDLRLDTVIRLTCGRALRLLPLPVEVDLFDGKSDAESVVAAFAEQFATDVTGVSDNQRTCFVTALGDRAFRVSAAVFIADFVPRVWAGLEALGLGHPGRDVPVDWDHETDPAQALLGEFVPAVARLRALDPLTTEVVRLRGAVAHNCRLCKSLREGHALDAGGSESLYAEIQDYEHSEQLSDEHKAALRYVDALVWTPSAIPVEVARGVRSCFSEDESLELTLDIMRNATNKIAVALGADTPRVASGTERYLIDDDGQTVFAGAP
- a CDS encoding YwaF family protein, with product MTVTAARQFETYGPSYWGAIAVFVVGAVVLVWVGRRQTEEQSRRFGRIVGGLTAVIYVAVLVYSLFPPMIGRSVPLRLTDLATVAAACALWSQRHWAFALTYYWGLVLSAQALISPVLVGPDFPHYTFLAFWAIHLLVVWAAIYLTWGRGMRPSWRSLRLVLLVTAAWAAVTFAFNRIAGTNYGFLNGKPVTASLLDVLGPWPVYIVSATVLIVIVWVAMTLPWVRARESQPHATMVPRSMRRGR